In the Helianthus annuus cultivar XRQ/B chromosome 11, HanXRQr2.0-SUNRISE, whole genome shotgun sequence genome, one interval contains:
- the LOC110933012 gene encoding uncharacterized protein LOC110933012 — protein sequence MVVCTCGASTSLRTSWTTQNPGRRFYRCNKPSSYGFVAWAEPPKIENPAVMIPALLDTIKRHEENARQMFARNMKLEEEAKKLAQEKKMLKVILGFSFLLFMFYYVKSG from the coding sequence ATGGTGGTTTGCACTTGTGGAGCCTCAACGTCACTGAGAACCTCATGGACAACACAAAACCCAGGTCGTCGTTTTTACCGGTGCAACAAACCATCAAGCTATGGATTCGTTGCTTGGGCTGAGCCACCGAAGATTGAGAATCCGGCTGTGATGATTCCTGCACTGTTGGACACCATCAAGCGGCATGAAGAGAACGCAAGACAGATGTTTGCTCGGAACATGAAGCTTGAAGAAGAAGCTAAAAAATTGGCACAGGAGAAGAAGATGCTTAAAGTTATCTTAGGTTTCAGTTTTTTGTTGTTCATGTTTTACTATGTTAAGTCTGGTTAA